The sequence tttgtttaagaTATTCTACTTGTGTTTAGTCTTCTTAGACGTCGATCCATAAAAGTGAGAAAATCACAATCTCCGCATCATCTCCCTGTTTAATCTGTCTCTTAAGAGTCGCCATCAGTGTAATTCTTGATTTCAGAAGTAcccatttttttcaaatttggaAAAAGATTTGGTGGTGTAacaatttaattatatttaattccACTTGATGGGCAATAAAAGCAAATATCTaatgttttagattttttttttattatttcttttacatgTGGGGGGAAAAATCCTCCATATGGGTCCTAGTTAAAACACtaaatacaaaactaaatcattACACTATTGTGTCCACCAGATCCCTCTTTAATTCCCTTGGTAGGTGTATGGATTGaaattatgattaaaaaaggaaaatagccCTATATCCTTGAATTCAGCTCTCACGCTGACCACACATTCGTATTGTTAATAAATTTTAAGCACTGCCCACAGCAAAGGAGACTGTGTTAGGTTAAAGCCGGTGAGTTGTTCAGTCACACTTCAAGAACAGTTCATCATGTTAATGGCTTAGTTTACTGTCATGAGCAGGGGCCTTGGGTATTTCCATGGTAATAAAGAATAACAATCTGCAGAGTCAGGAATCGGCACCTTCTTTTGAATTTAGTATCATCCTCTATCAACAATGTCACTCAGCAGTTGATTTAAAGGCAGAGAGCAGCTTTGTTTGTCATTTATCTGCATTATCCATTAGTTCTGTCCTGGTGCAACCTTGGGTCCTAGTTTCTTATATAATAAAACTTTTCTCTGTTTGAGATTGAAAAAATCATGTAGATTACTGATGAATATTTGACTTGTGTTCCAAGGGTTAAAGAGaatatgtcatgtttttgtttaatccaAACATTTCTACTCTTTCTGGCAGCAACATACgataaaatacaacattggCTGGTCATGCTGTTTGAGCTAACAATTGTAAAATTGCTAGTTTTGTGCGAGaatataatgtgtaaaaacagttCTGACTTTTTGTTGAATTATGCTTATTCAAGTTGACACTgattcagcaaaaaaaagtgaataaatgtgttgcACTATAGTCATTGCACTAGTAACACGTCATTATCCACATCATTTACACATTGGTTTTCCATAGTCACATGAAGTGAGAGACAATGCTCACTTCTCATCTACGACAATGGCCAGTGTGGATTATATATAGTGGAAGAGGTGGAACTACAGATTTTCACGTTTATGAAAATCTGTGCAAGGCCATATTATATAGATTTAGTGTACCACTGATCAATGTAAAATTCAGTGGAGGTTTCAGGGCAAActatattttacttttcatcTGTCAAAAAAGCAGCTCACAATCTCAGGTTTATGGTATTTTTGAGGTCAGTCATCTTAGTCAGGAACAAAAATTGACTTTTAATCTCTGTGAATACAAAGTCACTCTGTTGTCTGACTGTCAGCCTATGTCTAGACATGTTTGTCTGCACAAACTTATCAGATTTGCTCCGTGTTGACAATTTGCTAGAGGTGTCACTTGCAGAACAGAGTGAGCTGCTGATAATTCTAAATGACTGATGGTTTGGATTAAGCgcagctgtgttgttgttgttgatgttaccGCCCCCAAATTGAAAGATAATGAAACTTGTGAAAAAAGGACAATACCCAAAAACTTTAGCAGCGAAGCTTGTTTATTTCAGTCCCATGTCAAGGGAAACAGGAACATTTAAGAATGtacactgttttttgtttgttttctttttaaaaggacAGACAGCTGGCAATCTCTCCAGGAAAGCGGCCACAGTGAGTGTTGTCTGGATTACATGAAGTACAGTGGCAGTTTGTGGCCACAGGGTAGGTCACTGCCTGTGGACATCCATTAATGCGTTTCACTTCATAGGTCCAGTCCCCGTTACAGATCACCTGTCTATCCATGCCAAGTTCATGGATGTAGTTTGGGTCCTGTTACTCACACAAACAAGTACAACTGTTAATAACAATGTAGTACATGACAATAACACTGTAATTAAagtacatacaatacaataccaTTATAAAACACTGAGAAGAGAATATCAGTGTAAATAGTGTAAAATGGATGACAGGTTCTTCtatgtatatgtttaaatgattaattgttaTGTATGTTGTTTAATAACTCAGCGGttcttttaataaatgaacTAGTTATCGACAACAGCAATGTATAATGTGTGATTAGGATTCTTACAGCAATAATgcaagacattttttaaaaagcacattttggaGGGTTTGTGCTGCATGCAGCAGGGGCACTCTGCAGTCTGAGTTAATGAAGTGGGTATTGCCCAAAGTCTTTTTTGTGCAGGTCTCCCCTCTTTGTGTTtccaaggtcagtgtttctctgctgtgctgcagtAGAAGTGTGGTGGTGCAAACAGAGGGAAATATGTCTATCTACCTCACGCTGCATAAGTTTATCATTAACTTCAGATAAACACCAGTGTGAGTTTGCCACATAACTTACAGGTAGCTTTTTGGGAaggatttttttaaacactgatgcAGTGGCAGTTTATAGCGAGCATAATCAGTTTTACCTCAAGCCCTCCTTAACAATTTAACACCATCTTTAAGTCCTAAAGGCCCAGTGCGCAACATTTAGAGGGTGTATTaaaagaaattgaatatactaccatTAGTATGTCAGTGCATGTTAGTGTATAATCActctcatcttctaccactgtatcctccacatgagggttgcaaaataattgtttttataataattgttCGGTGTTCGcctcagaataagccttttatatgtagcATAACATTATCCTTTCTCTATATGACGTCTGCTGTGTAGTTCCCTGTCACACTTGGTAAATGAAGAGACAAGAGAAGTGGAGTGGAGAAGTTCTGCTGTTGTCATAACCTGCCGTCTCACCTTGTTTGTGGTGTGCAACTTTAATTAAACTTCTGTGGGTTTATTACCTCGTGGTAGCACTGTCCTGCACACATAGTGGTGTAGATATACTCGGTGTTGCCACAGCTCTGCACGGGGATGCTGACGTTGGCTGGACGACATctggagctgcagctctgcCCCGCCCCCGCTATTGCCAGCACTGCTGCCATGACAACCAGCTGCATCCTCTGCTGGTTGCAGTACAGACGCCTGCCACAAGAGGGAATCAGGCTTCACATTAGATACAGTGTTGCTTTTCCAACCGTTTGGATTTTTTTCAATAACATCACAGTGTGTTAAAGGTGGTTATAGATAAACAGGAGATAAACAGAGGTCAGTCTGTATTGTACACTTGGCCTGTGATCTGGATCATAGCATTCAAGCTGTAATACATGAAGATAAATGAGCAAAATATATGCAAGTCCATCAGTTTTGctgaaagaaatacaaaaatactgtTCAAGTAAATCATTTCAGTGAACAGAGGTATTTTTGTAATTCATTTTTGCATCCCCCGCAACACAACAGAGTGAATACAAAGAAGGTTTGTGGGGTTAAGagtattaaaaataaagagtaaTCAATACACTGTGAACAATGTGAACAGATTCCCTCATACATctataataaaagacaaaactaaTGTTAAGGTCCAGTGAATAACTCCTTAAAACCTCATCTTAACACTGAAGATCTTGTTGTTTCCAAGAAATAAGTAGATTCTAGTTGTATTTGGGTTTAACATTCAAAGTCATGGAACACCACAAAtcgtggattttttttttacagatgtatGTCCCTAGAAATTaggaaataaaaccaaaaactcTATCTGCATGGATGCCACAGGAATATGTTCTTCTTTCAGTCCCACTCTGCACCTTAAACCTCTGTGAGAAGAGAGTAACAAAGAATGCCCGAGACAAAACATTTCCAGAATCAGTAATGCTGAACTGAGGTCATTTAAAAGTCAccaaaagttgtttttcatcatgttgTCTTTGCTGCAGTGACAGCTCATCCAGTAAAAATGACACTGGAATGAATTGctctgaaaacactgcagtttctGAGAGCAAACTAAACCATTACTACATTTTATCAGTTAGTCAACAGCAGACGTACCTTTGAAGCTCTGTTGAACCTCAGGTGCCAATCTTTCTCCTTCTTTAACTCTCTGAACATCTGTACCAGCGTTCAGCCCATGACTGCTCTCTCTGTGATTTAAATAGTGCTGCTCAGAAATCCCTTTAATCTGTTTAGCCTTGGTCAGGTGATTTTTTGTTCCTACCTGTTGAAGTGATTCCTCATCTCTTTGGCGTCAGCAGTTCAGGGATTGCCCATGGGGCCAAGGCCTTTCCTCCTACACATGCGGAGGAGGAAGATGGTATCTTGAGAAATCTTGTTTAGATTAGAGGAGTTAAAGGCTTAGGTGGCCCACACAAATATGAACATGAACCTGCCCCCGCAGTCAGGTGGAAAACACTGGCATTAACATTAACTAACTTGCTTTGCTCCATTTCAAGCTCTGAATAAATCTGTAGGAAAAATCAATTGGTGTTTTTAGGTGATATTCAGTTTACTCTGTTCTTAGTTTAATCGTTGAAGGATTATTTAAAGGTCAATTTCGTAACATGTATGAGGGTTTATTGTTATCGGTACTtctcatttttgtttccattagaGATAGCACCTGGTTCTTCTTTTAGTATATGGTCTGATGAGGTTCCAAACGAGCTGagcaatactaaaatgtgacgtcaacagattGCCAGCTACTGATTGCCGTCACTGGAAGAAGGCTGAAGGACGAGCAggacatccgacacaagaatcaaactgttgctcagttaaaaagacttaaaaatcctggaaacatgcgttaatctccaacatttagcaaggaaatttctaaaatATCATCAAGCCGGCGattgtgagccgaatcacaacccattcaattgtatttcagttcagtgacagacggagtctgtgctccagtcatgcaggaaggaCTGAACTAAcaattctaatgattcagttacactggaAAGAACTGCTCTCACTGGCAAAGGCCTTTCTTTATGGAGGCCATTTTGTTTCTGCAGCATCCCAAATGGACAGACCAGTGAGAGAGTGCATTTTGAACCTTTTTAtgcaaacacagaagaagaacaccACTCTTTCTGTGAAGGCTACTGCAGTTCCTCGACAACTTGAGGAATGGAGGAGTCGTCTGATTGTTATCAGGTTGCAGTCTCACCTACCATatgtcactaaatcttacacactggacctttaaataatttagtttttaattttatttaaaactgaaCTAATAAACTGTGACAGGTAAGAGtcctgtaaaactgtaaaattatAATCAAAATTTATTTtgagagtcagtcagtcagtcatcatctaaccgctttatcctccaccagagggtcgcggggggtgctgtgagtgagtgagtgagtgatatatatatatatatattatacagtacaACAGTTTCCATTTACTGTATAAATGAGCAGTAGAGTTTCATTCTAAAACGTTTTGTGGGCACCTCCTTGTGTTTGTAGTCACATTCCAaactcactttactagcacagtgTTGCTTTCATGTTGcaacacgagatctaaacatcactacactgagaaacaactAATTTGGCAATGGTTTGAATAACATTTGCTTCCATTCACAATATACATAACAGCTTGAAATACAgtaccccccccccaccacacttttttttgcttatagCTGAAGCTGCATGTAAACCTGCTCCtgcctgtttttctgttgtatttgGTTAAATGTTAGCACTGCACCACAAGCTGGACAGTCTGCAGTGACAGGGGAATAAAACCACTTGGGCAGGATCCACAGTTCATCcaactgctgctctgtgtgacCTTGCAGCCACTGGGGGACTCAGGTTCTCCAGCACTGTGCTGAACTGTCATATTTGCCAAAGAACACTGCAAGGATTTAAAGAGAGCATAACCCCTATGTCTTTAAGGCCTCATTTCCTTGAGGAAATCTCAGGTGAAATACatcattgttgttgctgcattGTGTCCCTAATGAACACCGGCCATAGTTGATTAATTTTGTATTCAGAGTGGAACACACCATTAGTCATTTTCTGAGTAATATTTATTACAGCTGGTAGTTCCTCTTAAAATGAGCGCAACTGTGTTGAAAACGGATTCATTATACATGCAGCTGAAAGCATCACAACGTTGCCTGTGCTGTGTTGATATGCTAATCACATTAACACCAGTCTGGTATCCAAAAGGAGCAGGTGTCCCTTTCAAGTACACGTTAATATTGTGGTgttaaaataatgattaaaaaaaacaacaagcttctttttcttcttccactaAGTTCTTCAACACAGACTGATGTTGTTCCCCCATGCTCATCCTCATAACCAGTTCTTCCATCAAAGTTCTCCATCCGACTGCCCCCGTCTCCCGAGACCTCCCATCCCTCAAAGTTCACactcaatattttctcttttccgCAACAAacttaaagaaaacaatatgaaaGAAGCACTGGAATAACTATCTTTCCCATATGCAGTCATAACAATACAGGGCCTCCCCTGTGATGTCACATTAATGTTCACTGCAGGGAATCAATTTGGAAATGACCGAtgatgtgatagttttagtacCCAGAATGATTTTCTGCTTCGTAACTCTTAGCACTGCTATAAAACACACCTTTAGGCGCAAAAGCTAATACAAGCTTTATATGAATCCACAAATAACAGCACACGGCTGACATCACAAATTTGAGTCATGGGTCATTGGTTTTGGGCTGtataaaaaaagtctttttgCTTTTTATCAGCACCGCATTCACACTGCTCTAACAGGACAGAACAGCATTTACAAACCCACTCAGTCCCACTTTACTCCCCCTCTCTTCGAAAGCCgtgcctcctctgctgctccacctGCTACTGTTTGAGATCGTGATCACAGTCACTGACAGAAACTTACTCCATGAGATCATTGTGTGCAAAAACATTCACTGAGGCCCTGAACTTCCCCAGAGCATATATTTAGGTCTGGGAAGATAAATATCTGCAGACCTCtgcaaacattttcagtttctttgcttttgatattttgtgtgtttgaatataaGGTTTTTAATTTCAGTGGATTCAGTGACTTCGCCGTGGACCAGAGTGTAGAAGCTTGAAACTAGAGCTGGTGCAGGACTGGAACTACTAGGATTGGCACTGGGAACCTGGGGCTGGAGCTGTTTTTCATTCTCCGTAAAAAATTTCTGTATGTGAGGATCATACTTGCTCCAGGAAACATAGAGTTGAAGAGGTAGACTGACTAAGCTTGTGGTGAAACCAACTCCACATGCACAAGCTTTATGCACGATAGTTCGTCAGAAGTGCTGCTTCATCCTTCCAAAATATCCAACATAGTCCTGTGTTTTGTCTCTACATCCACACAAGAGCCTTTGCACAACACACTTGGCCTTTGAATGAGAACTTTCCACAGACACTCCCCCTGCATCAGATCTAAACAAACGCCTCCACGGTTCTGCCAAGGACAGGACTTTTGTTTGGTGACTATGCTGGAGGTTTCTGTGTGGAAGTAGGCGCgaggtgtgtttatgtttatcgGCCACTGATGATTACTCACTGcgctctgttttctttgttctttttccatttatatatttttttacacttacTGAGATAATCGGTCCAACTCAACCAAACACCCATGAGAGATTTCTGACAAGTCATTACAAACATCTGGCAAATTTTACCCTTCATTTTATCTATTAATTGAactggtaacactttatatttatCACGTATTAGTACATTATAATCAACTGAATTAATGGTTTTTAACAGACTATAATGCAgttgtggtcatgtgatgtaaGTGTTAGATTATTGTCATTTCTCTATAATAACAGTATTGCATTTTGCTGTGATGATAAGCAAAGGgtgacttatatatatatatatatatatatatgcatgtactGGCTATAGGGAATTTATAGTGGGCTGTAGGTGTATAgtactaaaaataaataataacgaataatttaaaaaaggagcAATAATGTGATCCTCATAAGGGGAATTTATGAATGTTGCTGTCCAAATTCAGTCAACGTTTTTCCAATTTATGTACTGCTTTTGATAAATAAGTATGTCTTTCAAACTAATGGTGCTTTTGTCAGTCAGGCAAGCACAGTAAGTCTTCAGGACATTAGATTATTTGAGAGAGATACTGtcttttttattcaataaattcATCTTCCTTGCTATTTTGGTCTATTTGGCTAAGTGGTAAAGAGTCACACGTTTTCCTTTAGGGTGACAGAAGAGATATTTATTCTCActtatacatacatgtatacataatataaaatatacaaatatacatataaataaaagcaatggcaaaaaaataaataaaacaacaacagaattaGAATGGATACAAAATATAGTGCAAATTGTAAATCATTAATATTCTATTGATTAGAGTCCTTCGGTGAAATCTAAGTGTACATTCAGAGAACTATTGTAAACaggtacataaaaaaaactcccaATGGACATTTTTATGTCCATTATGTTGGAAGGTTAGTGAAGTTATTGTAAATCCATTTTTCACAATATTCATGCTAAAGTTCTTTATTGTCCTTTATATGATAAACAAGTGGGTGACTTGATATATGCATGTTCTGGCTTTAAGGATTAACAACATGCCACTTCACCACGTCtttcacattctttttttttttgcctagtAAACTGATTTCACTGAGCTGAATTTGTCACAGTGTCAGTTTCAATGAGACACAGAGTGAAGCTGTAACAGATGCGCCTGTGTTGCAGCTCTGGCTTCAGTTCAAAGTGCGTATCAACTTATGTATAATGAGGCATCTTGTGTCCTCTCTCCACCACTTTATATTATTACTGACCTCATTGCTCCCCCTGGAGGTGGACGCTCAACAAAGTGCAAGGGcaggatatgtgtgtgtgtgcctggtgTTGCTTATGTTATGGGGACCTCAATCTGTTTACATAGTCACATTGTTTGGACTTGTCTTCCATATAGGGACAACAATCAAGTCCCTATAACATAAACGACTcaattttaaggtgaagacatgttttaaagttaggctgaggttaggttaaggtgagggttaggattaggccagtagtaattatgttTACAGTTAGAATAAatctgcaggaaatgaatgtaagacaatgtgtgtgagagagatgtgcAGATAAAGTTCCCCTTATTTCTGACATCTGAAATACAGAATTAAAGAAACATTACTGTGAGGATGAGCTCTTGAAAGAATCCCAGTGACATTGTACCGTCAGCATTATAATTCCACAAGCATAAACATctgaattgatttttatttcctgGTTTTAGATTTCCTTTCATACACATAGATTTTTTAAGTGAGACTGTGCAGGCATCCAAAAATATCTACATTACAACTAGAGATTTTAAGAATAATACCTCAGGGAATGACTGGAATTCCTTAGAGGAATATTGTATCTGTTCTCTTGTCTGGAATAACAGGCTGTTCTTGTCCTAATTAGAGTTTTTTGAGCCAAATGGATAGGCTGAATCAAATGGACAGGACCTCAGAGGGCTGTAGTGATTAGTGTGTACGCCACCAGACCCGAGGGTTATACCTGCAGACCCCCCCCACGCAACAATTATCTGCACCATCAGATTAAGCTGGGAGGTTTCAAAGGTGCAATGAATAAGACCTTTAATGTCCCAAAAAGAAATCCACATAAATCTGTGGTGGCAATAGGAAGGTTGATCAATAACAGTGACTCGATACAGGAGTTGAAATATCTGGGTTTTAAAATGAAGGTTTTTGGacttgatgatgtcactgtgggGGCATATACCAGCAGCACAGACATCTTATTTACAAAGAATTGACAGCTGTTTCGTGTTTTGTTTTAGCTGTCTATTTATCTGTTAATATCATCATTGGACTTCGTGTATGTCTAAGTATGTAAATACACCTTGTgattgtgacattttgtgtttgtgctggacCACCTCAGAAaaatctcatcttcatctcaagGTGCTATCCATTAATAGATTTGTTATAATTCTTACAAAAAGTCATGATACGTGATAATAAAGTATGTGTGGTCGATAATGTGAGAGTCATATCTACAACTGGTACACTAACTTTGTCTGTACTCCTGAAAACCTGCTTTCTTCTTTCAAGTgcataaataaaagttaatgcTGCATGAATGAAAAATCATCACAATGGTCGTTTCATGGACttggctgatttttttttggcctttatTACCCAAAGGGAACACAGTCTGAAGCATAAATATAGTATTGCTTGACTAATTAATACCTGAGCACAGCTGTGCATTGTTTTAACAAATTGACGACTTTTCTCTCTCAGATAATATAATTTCAGGTcaagtgaaagtaaaagaaaCGAGAGCAAAGTGTTCTGCTGTTTCTCATACAAGCTACTTCAGGCTCGAGAGAATGACCTTTAATTACCAGAGTATGAATTGCCATCCTATAgttttaaattatataattCTAATTAGACAGTTAAGTGTGTGGAACTGCTCTAGTTACCACTTTGCTCATTACATTTTAGTCACTGTGATATTTTCTGGGGCACAGATATAATGTTGTTTCTGCTGTTAGGGGCTTGTTGTTACCCACAAGTAAAGATTTATGAAagtattatgcttttatttcccACCACTTAAGCGTTGCCTGACATCTGCACAACACTGAAACATCCACAATATGGAATGCAACAAAGAAGTAACTGGGGAAAATGGAATCAATGTAAATCTGTACATCAAACAAACCTGTTTCTCTGTCAAATTGATGATTAGAGAAGAGACATTTATTCTTGCCTTCCTGTTGTTGCAGCAACCCCAACAAAAGTTGGCTTGTTCATTGTAGGAACATTTGTCCAAATAAGTAACAAATGTGATTGTAgcaattatttaataattaccatttttttacacattaataattcaaacaaacCTCTAATGGCTTAGAAATCAAGATTGACTTTTCTACTTACATTAACAGATCTCTAAATATGCCTGGATCCTAATCCTGTGTTCTGATCGTCGGTGATGGGGTGactcaaattaaacaaataataaaagattTGTGAAGGTTTTTTTAAGCAGGCTGTCAACTAAATACAAATCAATTACGGCTGCCACTTACAATTCTTTTCATCAGGGACTCATTaagtcacaaaaaaaggaaaaggagtcAAAGATGACAGCttcagatgtcttgttttattacaCAGCAAGTAAAAACACGAGGCTCATCAGATGATATTTTTGCCTAAAAAATGATttagacaataaataaatcacataaaaaagCAAATTGACAGTTACTTTGTGACTCTGGTTGACTAATAATTGCACTTGCTGAgctagtttttctttttcctgcacATGCTCAAGCACTTGCCCGTTTTTCCTGCTGAGCCTATGAATCGCTTTAAAATGTAGCCCATAATAACAATGATAGTAATAATGATTCCCCAAAATTGCGTTTGCGTTGTGATTTCTTTGATGCTTCAGTCACTTTCCTCCACATTTGTAGACACTTTTGAGTCCTATTTTTGATTGAAATGTCTGCACACACCTCTGTATGTGAACTAAAACTTGAGAGCCACATCTGTGCAGGATGACATGAAAcaaggatttgtgtgtgtgtgtgtctgtgtgtggagggggggtACAGGACACTGGTTGGCACTGAGCTGTACGTGCAGGGCAGAGGAGGCTGGGATGTGAGACTGCAGTACGATGCGCAGTGACCGTCTACATCCACTGGGGGAGGACCGAGCACCGCCTGCACGCGCTGCATGCGGTACATGAACGACTTTCTCGCCGAGcctctccatcacacacacacacacacacacgcacacacacacacgcacacacaatggGAGTGATACGGAAGCATAGGTAGGGCTACagtggcagacagacagatgtgtgatgCTCTGAACCGTGGGGCCATTTCCACTCGCCTGACTGAAGGTAAACTTTTATCCACCCTCGCACCTTCTCGCCTTTTCGGACGCTGCTTGCacacctgcttcttcttctccctctttttttttttaaatgatcgcCGTTGCCATCGCACAGGAGGAGCGATGCAGCACAACGGGGGCTGAAGTGGCGATAGATCCTGTTGAATAGAGACAAGACGTCGAGACGCAGCCCAAAAAAGTGTCCTCCTCACAGTGCGTCAGACCACGGATATACAGTGTTGTGGATGTTATAGTCGCTACGTGGACACGACGAGGGATTTGTGATATTACCACCCTCCCAAAATGAAGAGGGGAATTTGGGCAAAAGGGAAGAACTGCATCCTCACCtagccttcctcctcctcctcctccacctccagcagATGTGTTTGGAGGGGGACTGAGGCGATTTCGTTTGGCCCCCTTTCACATGTAAGTATGAATGTCAGAGTGAAGgtggttgttttaatgtgtAGAATATTCTGTGCGTTATGTGTACGCTGAACATTCATTCATAACCGAAACCCTACCTTCACGTTACCtagtcataataataacaacactaataatacgaataataataagaaaacaagCGTGCGTAATAACCTGAACCATTCAGTCGTCAAAACAACGAAGATCCTTTTGAAATGTTGAATTATTTGTCGCttttaaacaaaatgtttctcttccgttttctcttccttttctctcgcAGCTCCAGCAAGCGTCAGAGGGATAAAGTCATTCAGATTCATCGGAGCTGCAGAAAActgtttctattgttttttttaaacctcaaCACATAAAATGGCAACCATGAGTGACCACTGTATATCAAAGGACGCATAGGGCGCGAGCCCCGGTCATGGAGGATTTAACCACCTGATGGGCACCGGAGGAGAAAACGAGGGGAGAGGAGACTGTTTTGGCCTCGCTTGTTGACTTGGTGATTTATAATGCTGAACAAAATAAAGGGCGCTGCAAGTTTTGACTCTGCGTAACGggctgtgtgtgcgcgcgcgccaCTGGC is a genomic window of Solea senegalensis isolate Sse05_10M linkage group LG7, IFAPA_SoseM_1, whole genome shotgun sequence containing:
- the LOC122772590 gene encoding gonadotropin subunit beta-1-like isoform X2, whose amino-acid sequence is MQLVVMAAVLAIAGAGQSCSSRCRPANVSIPVQSCGNTEYIYTTMCAGQCYHEDPNYIHELGMDRQVICNGDWTYEVKRINGCPQAVTYPVATNCHCTSCNPDNTHCGRFPGEIASCLSF
- the LOC122772590 gene encoding gonadotropin subunit beta-1-like isoform X1 — its product is MRNHFNRRLYCNQQRMQLVVMAAVLAIAGAGQSCSSRCRPANVSIPVQSCGNTEYIYTTMCAGQCYHEDPNYIHELGMDRQVICNGDWTYEVKRINGCPQAVTYPVATNCHCTSCNPDNTHCGRFPGEIASCLSF